A region from the Pseudomonas sp. P8_229 genome encodes:
- a CDS encoding SulP family inorganic anion transporter translates to MRAAQLKAVLPRELLASVVVFLVALPLCMGIAIASGLPPAKGLITGIIGGLVVGWLAGSPLQVSGPAAGLAVLVFELVRQHGIEMLGPILLLAGFLQLVAGRLKLGCWFRVTAPAVVYGMLAGIGVLIVLSQVHVMLDAKPQPSGLDNLTAFPSAVAQALPSLGWQAGLLGLATIAVMWLWEKFRPNSLRFVPGALLGVGLATGASLLLALQVKRVEVPENLAEAIDWLKPADLLSLADPTLLIAAFAVAFIASAETLLSAAAVDRMHNGVRSDFDRELSAQGVGNMLCGLVGALPMTGVIVRSSANVQAGATTRYSTILHGLWLLAFVLLLSSVLQSIPVASLAGVLVYTGFKLVDLKAFRGLGRYGRMPMFTYAATALAIIFTDLLTGVLIGFGLTLVKLAFKASRLKISLIDLPQDGEMELRLIGAATFLKVPALTQVLGSIPAGTTVHVPLNNLSYIDHSCLELLEEWGRANAAKGSKLLIESRGLKRRLEGRVRTNTGIGAAG, encoded by the coding sequence ATGCGTGCTGCTCAATTGAAAGCGGTGTTGCCACGGGAGCTGCTCGCTTCAGTGGTTGTGTTTTTGGTCGCCTTGCCGCTGTGCATGGGTATCGCGATTGCGTCAGGGTTGCCGCCGGCCAAGGGTCTGATTACCGGGATCATCGGTGGTCTGGTGGTCGGTTGGCTGGCGGGGTCGCCGTTGCAGGTCAGTGGTCCCGCGGCGGGTCTGGCGGTGTTGGTGTTCGAACTGGTGCGCCAGCACGGCATCGAGATGCTCGGGCCGATTCTGCTGCTCGCGGGTTTCCTGCAACTGGTGGCCGGTCGCCTGAAGCTCGGTTGCTGGTTCCGGGTGACGGCGCCAGCGGTGGTGTACGGCATGCTCGCGGGGATCGGAGTGCTGATTGTGCTCTCGCAAGTGCATGTGATGCTCGATGCCAAGCCGCAACCCTCCGGTCTGGATAACCTCACGGCATTCCCCAGCGCGGTGGCGCAAGCCTTGCCATCGCTCGGCTGGCAGGCCGGGTTGCTTGGGCTGGCGACCATAGCGGTGATGTGGCTATGGGAGAAATTCCGTCCGAATTCGCTACGGTTTGTTCCCGGTGCATTGCTCGGCGTCGGTCTGGCCACGGGCGCCAGCCTGCTGCTGGCGTTGCAGGTGAAACGGGTCGAGGTGCCGGAGAATCTGGCCGAAGCCATCGACTGGCTGAAACCGGCGGACCTGCTCAGCCTGGCCGATCCGACGCTGCTGATCGCCGCGTTCGCCGTGGCGTTCATCGCCAGCGCCGAAACCCTGCTGTCTGCTGCGGCAGTGGACCGCATGCACAACGGGGTGCGTTCGGACTTCGACCGTGAGCTGTCGGCGCAAGGTGTCGGCAACATGCTCTGCGGTCTGGTCGGGGCACTGCCAATGACCGGGGTGATCGTGCGCAGTTCAGCCAACGTCCAGGCCGGTGCGACCACGCGTTATTCGACGATCCTCCATGGTCTGTGGCTGCTGGCGTTCGTGCTCTTGCTGTCGAGCGTGCTGCAAAGCATTCCGGTGGCGAGTCTGGCGGGGGTGCTGGTGTATACCGGTTTCAAACTGGTCGACCTCAAGGCCTTTCGCGGTCTGGGCCGTTACGGACGGATGCCGATGTTCACCTACGCCGCCACGGCGCTGGCGATCATCTTTACCGATCTGTTGACCGGTGTGCTGATCGGTTTCGGTCTGACCCTGGTGAAACTGGCGTTCAAGGCTTCGCGCCTGAAGATCAGCCTGATCGACCTGCCACAGGACGGTGAGATGGAGTTGCGCCTGATCGGTGCGGCGACGTTCCTCAAGGTGCCGGCGCTGACCCAGGTGCTGGGCAGCATTCCCGCAGGTACGACGGTGCATGTGCCGCTCAATAACCTGAGCTACATCGACCATTCGTGTCTGGAGTTGCTGGAGGAATGGGGTCGGGCGAATGCGGCGAAAGGGTCGAAGCTATTGATCGAGTCGCGCGGGTTGAAGCGCAGGCTTGAAGGCAGGGTGCGGACCAATACCGGAATCGGCGCTGCCGGCTAA
- a CDS encoding carbonic anhydrase, producing the protein MSDKDKQPLAASAQAVPGAESADAALRQIVDGFLHFHHEVFPQQEELFKKLATAQAPKAMFITCADSRIVPELITQSSPGDLFVTRNVGNVVPPYGQMNGGVSTAIEYAVLALGVQHIIICGHSDCGAMRAVLNPDSLEKMPTVKAWLRHAEVAKTMVHDNCHCADEKESMPILTEENVIAQLQHLRTHPSVASRMANGHLFIHGWVYNIETSEIKAYDADQGRFLPLDGSHPIPVATPKARF; encoded by the coding sequence ATGAGTGACAAGGATAAACAGCCGTTGGCTGCGTCGGCGCAAGCCGTCCCTGGGGCGGAGTCCGCCGATGCAGCGCTGCGACAGATCGTTGACGGCTTTTTGCATTTTCATCATGAGGTCTTCCCGCAGCAGGAAGAACTCTTCAAGAAACTCGCCACGGCCCAGGCGCCAAAGGCGATGTTCATCACCTGCGCCGACTCGCGCATCGTGCCCGAACTGATCACCCAGAGCTCGCCGGGCGATCTGTTCGTGACCCGTAACGTCGGCAACGTCGTGCCGCCTTACGGCCAGATGAACGGTGGCGTTTCCACCGCGATCGAATACGCGGTACTGGCGCTGGGCGTGCAGCACATCATCATCTGCGGCCACTCCGATTGCGGCGCCATGCGCGCAGTGCTCAATCCGGACAGCCTGGAAAAAATGCCGACTGTCAAAGCCTGGCTGCGTCATGCGGAAGTGGCGAAGACCATGGTGCATGACAACTGTCACTGCGCCGACGAAAAAGAAAGCATGCCGATCCTCACCGAGGAGAACGTCATCGCCCAATTGCAGCACTTGCGTACCCATCCCTCGGTAGCCTCGCGCATGGCGAACGGTCATTTGTTCATCCATGGCTGGGTCTACAACATCGAAACCAGTGAAATCAAAGCTTACGACGCGGATCAGGGACGTTTCCTGCCGCTCGACGGCAGCCATCCGATTCCGGTGGCGACGCCCAAAGCGCGCTTCTAA
- a CDS encoding PA0069 family radical SAM protein produces MHTPLPPRGRGTATNPHNRFAPNRSVAEDDGWYQEVPETQNTEVMIETAKTIITRNTSPDLPFDRSINPYRGCEHGCIYCYARPSHAYWDMSPGLDFETRLIAKTNAAQVLEEQLSKRGYQCAPINLGSNTDPYQPIEREHRITRQTLEVLLRYRHPVTIVTKGSLILRDLDLLTELAQQRLVAVMISLTTLDDELKRILEPRAAAPKARLRAIRVMREAGIPVGVLCSPMIPMINDSEIESLLTEAHAAGAQSAAYMMLRLPLEVAPLFEEWLQAHYPQRAAHVLSLVRQSRGGELYDSRFGARMRGEGPFADLLAQRFAKAIKRLGLNHREGYNLDCTAFCPPGRQMSLI; encoded by the coding sequence ATGCACACGCCCTTGCCTCCCCGCGGTCGCGGCACCGCGACCAACCCGCACAACCGCTTCGCGCCGAATCGTTCGGTAGCCGAGGACGACGGCTGGTATCAGGAAGTGCCCGAGACGCAAAACACCGAGGTGATGATCGAGACCGCGAAAACCATCATCACCCGCAACACCTCGCCAGACCTGCCCTTTGATCGTTCGATCAATCCCTATCGCGGCTGCGAGCACGGCTGCATCTATTGCTACGCGCGGCCCAGCCACGCCTATTGGGACATGTCGCCGGGGCTGGATTTCGAAACCCGGCTGATCGCCAAGACCAACGCCGCTCAAGTGCTGGAAGAGCAGCTCAGCAAGCGCGGCTATCAGTGCGCGCCGATTAACCTGGGTTCCAACACCGATCCGTATCAACCCATCGAGCGCGAGCACCGGATCACCCGCCAGACCCTCGAAGTGCTGCTTCGCTACCGGCACCCGGTGACCATCGTCACCAAAGGTTCGCTGATTTTGCGCGACCTCGATCTGCTCACCGAGCTGGCACAGCAACGGCTGGTGGCGGTAATGATCAGCCTGACCACGCTGGACGATGAACTCAAACGCATCCTCGAACCCCGTGCCGCTGCACCGAAAGCACGGCTGCGGGCGATCCGGGTGATGCGTGAAGCGGGGATTCCGGTGGGGGTACTGTGTTCACCGATGATTCCGATGATCAACGACAGCGAAATCGAAAGCTTGCTGACCGAGGCGCACGCCGCCGGGGCGCAAAGCGCCGCGTACATGATGCTGCGCCTGCCGCTGGAGGTCGCGCCGCTGTTCGAGGAGTGGCTGCAGGCGCACTACCCGCAGCGCGCGGCCCATGTGCTGAGCCTGGTGCGCCAGAGCCGTGGCGGCGAGCTCTACGACAGCCGTTTCGGCGCCCGCATGCGCGGCGAAGGGCCGTTCGCCGACCTGCTCGCACAACGTTTTGCCAAAGCCATTAAACGCCTCGGTTTAAACCACCGTGAGGGCTATAACCTCGATTGCACTGCCTTCTGTCCGCCGGGTCGCCAGATGTCGTTGATTTAG
- a CDS encoding cytochrome c → MKILVIATLALLGSASIQAAEVDQALIKQGEYLARAGDCVACHTAKGGKPFAGGLPMETPIGTIYSTNITPDKTGVGDYSFEDFDKAVRHGVAKNGSTLYPAMPYPSYARVSETDMQALYAYFMHGVEPVAQENKASDIPWPLSMRWPLMGWRWMFAPKVEDYKATTDDPVIDRGAYLVEGLGHCGACHTPRALTMQEKSLSAADGKNFLAGSAPLEGWIAKSLRGDHKDGLGGWSEAQLVQFLKTGRSDRSAVFGGMSDVVTHSMQYMTDADLTAIARYLKSLPATDPNDQPHQYDEKAAKALWNGDDSQRGAAVYIDNCAACHRTDGHGYTRVFPALAGNPVLQSEDPTSLIHIVLKGGTLPATHTAPSTFTMPGFAWRLSDQEVADVVSFIRDSWGNKGAPVNANEVSHLRTSDMTTTSADDLGQATHSN, encoded by the coding sequence ATGAAAATTCTCGTTATCGCCACCCTGGCCCTGCTCGGCAGCGCCTCAATTCAAGCGGCCGAAGTTGATCAAGCGTTGATCAAACAAGGCGAGTACCTCGCCCGCGCCGGTGACTGCGTGGCCTGCCACACCGCCAAGGGTGGCAAGCCGTTCGCCGGCGGCCTGCCAATGGAAACCCCGATCGGCACGATCTACTCGACCAACATCACCCCGGACAAAACCGGCGTCGGTGATTACAGCTTCGAGGACTTCGACAAAGCGGTGCGCCATGGCGTTGCCAAAAACGGCAGTACGTTGTACCCGGCGATGCCGTATCCGTCCTACGCCCGTGTCAGCGAAACCGACATGCAGGCGCTGTACGCCTACTTCATGCACGGCGTCGAACCGGTCGCGCAGGAGAACAAGGCCAGCGACATTCCATGGCCGCTGAGCATGCGCTGGCCACTGATGGGCTGGCGCTGGATGTTCGCGCCGAAGGTCGAAGACTACAAGGCAACCACGGATGATCCGGTGATCGATCGCGGCGCCTATCTGGTCGAAGGCCTCGGCCATTGCGGCGCCTGCCATACGCCGCGTGCCCTGACCATGCAGGAAAAATCCCTGAGCGCGGCGGACGGCAAGAACTTCCTCGCCGGCAGTGCGCCGCTGGAAGGCTGGATCGCCAAGAGCCTGCGCGGTGATCACAAGGACGGTCTCGGCGGCTGGAGCGAAGCGCAACTGGTGCAGTTCCTCAAGACCGGACGCAGCGACCGCAGCGCGGTCTTCGGCGGCATGAGCGATGTGGTCACCCACAGCATGCAATACATGACCGACGCCGACCTGACCGCGATCGCCCGCTACCTCAAGTCGCTGCCAGCTACTGATCCAAACGATCAGCCGCACCAGTACGACGAGAAAGCCGCCAAGGCTCTGTGGAACGGCGACGACAGCCAGCGCGGCGCAGCGGTGTACATCGATAACTGCGCGGCCTGCCACCGCACCGATGGCCACGGCTACACCCGGGTGTTCCCGGCACTGGCGGGCAATCCGGTGCTGCAATCGGAGGATCCGACCTCGCTGATCCACATCGTGCTCAAAGGCGGCACCCTCCCGGCGACGCACACGGCACCCTCGACCTTCACCATGCCGGGTTTCGCCTGGCGCTTGTCGGATCAGGAAGTGGCGGATGTGGTGAGTTTCATCCGTGACAGCTGGGGCAACAAAGGCGCGCCGGTGAACGCGAACGAGGTCAGTCATTTACGCACCAGCGACATGACGACCACCTCGGCTGATGATCTCGGCCAGGCAACCCACAGCAACTAA
- a CDS encoding GMC family oxidoreductase gives MATVMKKVDAVIVGFGWTGAIMAKELTEAGLNVLALERGPMQDTYPDGNYPQVIDELTYSVRKKLFQDISKETVTIRHSVTDIALPNRQLGAFLPGNGVGGAGLHWSGVHFRVDPIELRMRSHYEERYGKSFIPKDMTIQDFGVSYEELEPFFDFAEKVFGTSGQAWTVKGQLVGQGKGGNPYAPDRSNPFPLEAQKNTVSAQLFGKAATEVGYKPYNLPSANTSGPYTNPYGAQMGPCNFCGFCSGYVCYMYSKASPNVNILPALKPLPNFELRANAHVLRINLDSTKSKATGVTYIDAQGREIEQPADLVILGAFQLHNVRLMLLSGIGKPYDPITGEGVVGRNFAYQNMATIKAFFDKDTHTNNFIGAGGNGVALDDFNADNFDHGPHGFVGGSPMWVNQAGSRPIAGTSNPPGTPAWGSDWKRATADYYTHQVSMDAHGAHQSYRGNYLDLDPVYRDAYGLPLLRMTFDWQENDIKMNRFMVEKMGKVAQAMGPKAIAVIGKQVGDHFNTAAYQTTHLNGGAIMGTDPKKSALNRYLQSWDVHNVFVPGASAFPQGLGYNPTGLVAALTYWSAKAIREQYLKNPGPLVQA, from the coding sequence ATGGCAACGGTAATGAAGAAGGTCGACGCGGTGATCGTCGGTTTTGGCTGGACCGGCGCAATCATGGCCAAGGAGCTGACCGAAGCCGGGCTCAACGTGCTGGCGCTGGAGCGCGGGCCGATGCAGGACACTTACCCCGACGGCAACTATCCGCAGGTGATCGACGAACTCACCTACAGCGTGCGGAAAAAACTCTTTCAGGACATCTCGAAAGAAACCGTCACCATCCGTCACAGCGTCACCGACATTGCCCTGCCGAACCGCCAATTGGGTGCGTTCCTGCCGGGTAATGGCGTGGGTGGCGCCGGTTTGCACTGGTCGGGCGTGCATTTCCGGGTCGACCCGATCGAGTTGCGCATGCGCAGCCATTACGAAGAGCGCTACGGCAAAAGCTTCATCCCCAAGGACATGACCATCCAGGACTTCGGCGTCAGCTACGAAGAGCTCGAACCGTTCTTCGATTTCGCCGAGAAAGTCTTCGGCACCTCCGGCCAGGCCTGGACCGTAAAAGGCCAACTGGTCGGCCAGGGCAAGGGCGGCAACCCGTACGCGCCGGATCGCTCGAACCCGTTCCCGCTGGAGGCGCAGAAGAACACCGTTTCCGCACAGCTGTTCGGCAAAGCGGCGACAGAGGTCGGTTACAAACCCTACAACCTGCCATCGGCGAATACTTCAGGGCCGTACACCAATCCCTACGGCGCACAGATGGGTCCGTGCAACTTCTGCGGATTCTGCAGCGGCTACGTTTGCTACATGTATTCCAAGGCTTCGCCTAACGTGAACATTCTGCCGGCGCTCAAGCCGCTGCCGAATTTCGAGCTGCGCGCCAACGCCCACGTGCTGCGGATCAACCTCGACAGCACGAAAAGCAAAGCCACCGGCGTCACCTACATCGATGCTCAGGGCCGCGAGATCGAGCAACCTGCAGATCTGGTGATCCTCGGCGCGTTCCAGTTGCACAATGTGCGCCTGATGCTGCTGTCCGGGATCGGCAAACCCTACGACCCGATTACCGGCGAAGGCGTGGTCGGGCGCAACTTTGCCTACCAGAACATGGCGACCATCAAGGCGTTCTTCGACAAGGATACCCACACCAACAACTTCATCGGTGCCGGCGGCAACGGCGTGGCACTGGACGACTTCAACGCCGACAACTTCGACCACGGCCCGCACGGCTTCGTCGGCGGCTCGCCAATGTGGGTCAATCAGGCCGGCAGCCGGCCGATTGCTGGCACTTCGAACCCGCCGGGCACCCCGGCCTGGGGCAGTGACTGGAAACGCGCGACCGCCGATTACTACACCCACCAGGTGTCGATGGACGCCCACGGCGCGCATCAGTCCTACCGTGGCAACTACCTCGACCTCGACCCGGTGTACCGCGATGCCTACGGCTTGCCGCTGTTGCGGATGACCTTCGACTGGCAGGAAAACGACATCAAGATGAACCGCTTCATGGTCGAGAAAATGGGCAAGGTCGCCCAAGCCATGGGCCCGAAAGCCATCGCGGTGATCGGCAAACAGGTCGGTGATCACTTCAACACCGCGGCCTACCAGACCACGCACCTTAACGGTGGCGCGATCATGGGCACCGATCCGAAGAAGAGCGCCCTGAACCGCTACCTGCAGAGCTGGGACGTGCACAACGTGTTCGTACCGGGTGCGTCGGCATTCCCGCAAGGTCTGGGTTACAACCCGACCGGGCTGGTGGCGGCATTGACCTACTGGTCGGCCAAGGCGATCCGCGAGCAGTACCTGAAAAACCCCGGCCCGCTGGTCCAGGCATAA
- a CDS encoding gluconate 2-dehydrogenase subunit 3 family protein, whose product MSDADRDNPRREFLRKSLTLIPVVTLAGTGLGSSVLQAAPAATPAAPAATPAKSEAGAYQPSHFSAEEWAFINAAVAQLIPNDDQGPGALEAGVPEYIDRQMNTPYAAGALWYMQGPFNADAAPEMGWQSKLVPKDIYRLGIAATDQWAKSLNGKTFAEQDSATRDDLLKQLEAGKPQFDAVPAKIFFSLLLQNTKEGFFCDPIHGGNKGMVGWTMIGFPGARADFMDWVERNEQYPFPAVSIRGERA is encoded by the coding sequence ATGTCTGATGCAGATCGAGACAACCCGCGGCGTGAGTTCTTGCGCAAATCCCTGACCCTGATTCCCGTGGTTACCCTGGCCGGAACCGGTCTGGGCAGCAGCGTGCTGCAAGCTGCACCTGCAGCCACCCCGGCGGCGCCAGCCGCAACCCCGGCGAAATCCGAAGCCGGCGCTTACCAGCCGAGCCATTTCAGCGCCGAGGAATGGGCCTTCATCAACGCCGCCGTGGCGCAATTGATCCCCAACGACGATCAGGGCCCGGGGGCTCTGGAAGCCGGCGTGCCGGAATACATCGACCGTCAGATGAACACCCCGTATGCCGCCGGTGCCCTCTGGTACATGCAAGGCCCGTTCAACGCCGACGCGGCGCCGGAGATGGGCTGGCAGAGCAAACTGGTGCCCAAAGACATCTATCGCCTCGGCATCGCCGCCACGGATCAGTGGGCAAAATCGCTGAACGGAAAGACATTTGCTGAGCAAGACAGCGCTACCCGAGACGATCTGCTCAAGCAACTCGAAGCCGGCAAGCCGCAGTTCGATGCCGTTCCGGCAAAGATTTTCTTCAGCCTGTTGCTGCAAAACACCAAGGAAGGGTTCTTCTGCGATCCGATCCACGGCGGCAATAAAGGCATGGTCGGCTGGACCATGATCGGCTTCCCCGGCGCCCGCGCCGATTTCATGGATTGGGTGGAACGCAACGAGCAATACCCCTTCCCGGCAGTTTCGATTCGCGGCGAGAGGGCTTGA
- a CDS encoding dual specificity protein phosphatase family protein, whose product MSRVRLFPALCLSLVALLHLMPAQADAAVTSRPPEWAQPVEVQYNLFQMSPTLYRSALPDGGAVPLLKNLKVATVINFLPEADSSWLSEPGINQVQLPYRTNHVDDADVLKTLRAIQTAEANGPVLMHCKHGSDRTGLMAAMYRIVVQGWSKEDALNEMTQGGFGESGHFKDGVRYVMQADVDKLRTALANGDCSTSAFATCSMKSWFQSVNLK is encoded by the coding sequence ATGTCTCGAGTGCGCCTTTTCCCTGCTTTGTGTTTGTCGCTTGTTGCCCTGCTGCACTTGATGCCGGCCCAGGCTGACGCCGCTGTCACATCGCGCCCGCCTGAGTGGGCGCAACCGGTTGAAGTGCAGTACAACCTGTTCCAGATGTCGCCAACGCTGTATCGCAGTGCCTTGCCGGACGGCGGTGCGGTGCCGTTGCTGAAGAACCTCAAAGTGGCGACCGTGATCAACTTTCTGCCCGAAGCCGACAGCAGTTGGCTGTCCGAGCCGGGCATCAATCAGGTGCAACTGCCTTATCGCACCAACCATGTCGATGACGCCGATGTGCTCAAGACCCTGCGCGCGATTCAGACCGCCGAAGCAAATGGCCCGGTGTTGATGCATTGCAAGCATGGTTCCGACCGCACCGGCCTGATGGCGGCGATGTACCGGATTGTGGTGCAGGGCTGGAGCAAGGAAGACGCGCTGAATGAAATGACTCAGGGCGGTTTTGGTGAGAGCGGCCATTTCAAGGATGGCGTGCGCTATGTGATGCAGGCCGACGTCGACAAACTGCGCACCGCCCTGGCCAATGGCGATTGCAGCACCAGTGCGTTTGCTACCTGCTCGATGAAGAGCTGGTTCCAGTCAGTCAACCTCAAATAA
- a CDS encoding YheV family putative zinc ribbon protein, with the protein MSEAPVITKKRFIAGAVCPACSEPDKLMMWNEDSVPHRECVACGYSDTLNEQGLSVPKELGTRVNTSALKPAPDKTVQAVQFFPNPKLKKKSED; encoded by the coding sequence ATGAGTGAGGCACCTGTGATTACCAAGAAGCGCTTTATCGCCGGGGCCGTCTGCCCGGCGTGCAGCGAGCCGGACAAACTGATGATGTGGAACGAGGACAGCGTGCCGCACCGCGAATGCGTGGCCTGCGGTTACTCGGATACGCTCAACGAGCAGGGGTTGTCGGTTCCCAAGGAACTGGGCACGCGGGTCAATACCAGCGCGCTCAAACCGGCGCCGGACAAGACCGTCCAGGCCGTGCAGTTCTTCCCGAATCCGAAACTGAAGAAAAAGTCCGAAGACTGA
- the prlC gene encoding oligopeptidase A — MFLPAKVPTVSVNNPLLQSYDLPPFSTIRAEHVLPAIETILADNRAAIAEILKTQVENPTWAGLVLAMDELNDRLGAAWSPVSHLNAVCNSAELREAYESCLPALSAYSTEMGQNRELFQAYEALANSPQAAGFEVAQKTILEHALRDFRLSGIDLPEAEQKRYAEVQSKLSELGSRFSNQLLDATQAWTKHVTDEAALAGLTDSAKAQMAAAAQAKDLDGWLITLEFPSYYAVMTYAQDRALREEVYAAYCTRASDQGPNAGQNDNGPVMEEILDLRQELAKLLGFASFSELSLATKMAESSDQVLSFLRDLAKRSKPFAAQDLQQLRAYAAEQGCADLQSWDSGFYGEKLREQRYSVAQETLRAYFPIDKVLGGLFAIVQRLYGIEIAELKGFDTWHPDVRLFEIKENGQHVGRFFFDLYARANKRGGAWMDGARDRRRTVDGVLQSPVANLVCNFTPADSGKPALLTHDEVTTLFHEFGHGLHHLLTRVDHAGVSGINGVAWDAVELPSQFMENWCWEPEGLALISGHYESGEPLPQDLLEKMLAAKNFQSGLMMVRQLEFSLFDFELHATHGDGRSVAQVLEGVRDEVSVMRPPVYNRFPNSFAHIFAGGYAAGYYSYKWAEVLSADAFSKFEEDGVLNAQTGRAFREAILARGGSQAPMVLFVDFRGREPSIDALLRHSGLSEDAAA; from the coding sequence ATGTTTCTTCCAGCCAAGGTGCCAACCGTGAGCGTGAACAACCCTCTTCTGCAGTCCTACGACCTGCCGCCGTTCTCCACGATCCGTGCCGAACACGTGCTGCCAGCCATTGAAACGATCCTGGCCGACAACCGCGCCGCCATTGCCGAGATCCTCAAGACTCAAGTCGAGAACCCGACCTGGGCCGGCCTGGTATTGGCGATGGACGAACTCAATGATCGCCTTGGCGCAGCCTGGAGCCCGGTCAGCCACCTCAACGCCGTGTGCAACAGCGCCGAACTGCGCGAAGCCTACGAGTCGTGCCTGCCGGCCCTGAGCGCCTACTCCACCGAGATGGGCCAGAACCGCGAACTGTTCCAGGCCTATGAAGCCCTGGCCAACAGCCCGCAAGCTGCCGGTTTCGAGGTGGCGCAAAAGACTATTCTGGAACACGCCCTGCGCGATTTCCGTCTGTCGGGTATCGACCTGCCGGAAGCCGAACAAAAGCGCTACGCCGAAGTGCAGAGCAAACTGTCCGAGCTGGGCAGCCGCTTCTCCAACCAACTGCTCGACGCCACGCAAGCCTGGACCAAGCACGTCACCGATGAAGCCGCCCTCGCCGGTCTGACCGATTCGGCCAAGGCGCAAATGGCCGCCGCCGCACAGGCCAAAGACCTTGATGGCTGGCTGATCACCCTGGAATTCCCGAGCTACTACGCGGTGATGACCTACGCGCAAGACCGTGCGTTGCGTGAAGAAGTCTACGCCGCCTACTGCACCCGCGCCTCGGATCAAGGCCCGAACGCCGGCCAGAACGACAACGGCCCGGTGATGGAAGAGATCCTCGACCTGCGTCAGGAACTGGCCAAACTGCTGGGCTTCGCCAGCTTCTCCGAGCTGAGCCTGGCCACCAAAATGGCCGAATCCAGCGATCAGGTGCTGAGTTTCCTGCGCGACCTGGCCAAGCGCAGCAAGCCGTTTGCCGCACAGGATTTGCAGCAACTGCGCGCCTACGCCGCCGAACAGGGCTGCGCCGATCTGCAAAGCTGGGACAGCGGTTTCTACGGCGAGAAGCTCCGTGAACAACGTTACAGCGTCGCTCAGGAAACCCTGCGGGCCTACTTCCCGATCGATAAAGTCCTCGGCGGTCTGTTCGCTATCGTCCAGCGTCTGTACGGCATCGAAATCGCCGAACTGAAAGGCTTCGACACCTGGCACCCGGACGTGCGCCTGTTCGAGATCAAGGAAAACGGCCAGCACGTCGGCCGCTTCTTCTTCGACCTCTACGCCCGCGCCAACAAGCGTGGCGGTGCGTGGATGGACGGCGCCCGCGACCGTCGCCGCACCGTCGACGGCGTGCTGCAAAGCCCGGTCGCCAACCTGGTGTGCAACTTCACCCCGGCCGACAGCGGCAAGCCGGCGCTGCTGACCCACGATGAAGTGACCACCCTGTTCCACGAGTTCGGCCATGGTCTGCATCACCTGCTGACCCGCGTTGATCACGCCGGTGTCTCCGGGATCAACGGCGTGGCGTGGGACGCGGTCGAGTTGCCGAGCCAGTTCATGGAAAACTGGTGCTGGGAGCCGGAAGGCCTCGCGTTGATCTCCGGTCACTACGAAAGCGGCGAACCACTGCCGCAGGATCTGCTGGAAAAAATGCTCGCAGCGAAGAACTTCCAGTCCGGCCTGATGATGGTCCGCCAGCTGGAGTTCTCGCTGTTCGACTTCGAACTGCACGCCACCCACGGTGACGGCCGCAGCGTCGCGCAGGTACTCGAAGGCGTGCGTGACGAGGTGTCGGTGATGCGTCCACCGGTCTACAACCGCTTCCCCAACAGCTTCGCGCACATCTTCGCTGGCGGTTACGCGGCGGGTTATTACAGCTACAAGTGGGCTGAAGTGCTGTCGGCGGATGCCTTCTCGAAATTCGAAGAAGACGGCGTGCTCAACGCACAAACCGGTCGTGCATTCCGCGAAGCGATTCTGGCCCGTGGTGGTTCGCAGGCGCCAATGGTGTTGTTCGTCGACTTCCGTGGCCGCGAGCCATCGATTGACGCACTCTTGCGCCACAGCGGCCTGAGTGAGGACGCAGCAGCATGA
- a CDS encoding gamma carbonic anhydrase family protein: MPVRKYQNHTPQLRKGAFVDASAVVIGDVEIGEDSSVWPLTVIRGDMHRIRIGARTSVQDGCVLHITHAGPFNPDGFPLLIGDDVTIAHKVMLHGCTVGSRVLIGMGSIVMDGAVVEDDVIIGAGSLVPPGKRLESGFLYVGSPVKQIRPLTDKERAFFTYSAANYVKLKDLHLAEGYDQL, from the coding sequence GTGCCCGTTCGCAAGTACCAGAATCACACCCCGCAGTTGCGCAAAGGCGCGTTTGTCGACGCCTCGGCGGTGGTGATCGGCGACGTCGAAATCGGCGAAGACAGCTCCGTCTGGCCGCTGACCGTGATCCGTGGCGACATGCACCGCATCCGTATCGGCGCGCGCACCAGCGTGCAGGACGGCTGCGTGTTGCACATCACCCACGCCGGGCCGTTCAACCCGGACGGCTTCCCGCTGCTGATCGGCGATGACGTGACCATCGCTCACAAGGTCATGCTGCATGGCTGCACTGTTGGCAGCCGCGTATTGATCGGCATGGGCAGCATCGTCATGGACGGCGCGGTGGTCGAAGATGACGTGATCATCGGCGCCGGCAGCCTGGTGCCACCGGGCAAGCGCCTGGAAAGCGGCTTCCTGTACGTGGGCAGCCCGGTGAAACAGATCCGCCCGCTGACTGACAAGGAGCGCGCCTTCTTCACCTACAGCGCGGCGAACTACGTGAAGCTCAAGGACCTGCATCTGGCCGAAGGCTACGACCAGCTCTGA